Part of the Halodesulfovibrio aestuarii DSM 17919 = ATCC 29578 genome, TGGACTCCCTGGCATGGGCGGACTTCCTGGCATGGGTATGGATGATTCCTCCGGCCCTACCAAAAAGGAACTCCAGAAAAAACGTGACGCCCGCAAAAAAGAAAAGAAAAAGAAAAAACTGGGTCGTAAGAAAAAATAACACGATCCTGAATAAAGAAATACGCTGACTCAACCATGTCAGTATTGCTTTCTTAAAAAAAAACCATATGATTACAAAATATAATGGGAGAACAACAATATGGCCGTTAAGTTGAGACTGACCCGTATGGGCAACAAGAAGCGTGCATTTTACCGCGTGGTGGCTGCTAACAACCAGAGCCGTCGCGACGGACGTCCTCTTGAGTACCTCGGTTACTATAACCCTATGGTAGAACCAGCTGAAATCAAGCTCGACATGGAAAAGATTGAGAAATGGATTGCTGAAGGTGCTGAACCGACTGCAACCGTTCGTGGTCTTATCAAGAAAGCTAAGTAGCTTTTTCTGTTGACAGCTTTCTCTCAGCAGGTCATCGATAGCTAATATTGATATCATGCTGAACAACGAGTGGAGGTGAGTCGTGTTGAAAGATCTAGTTGAGTATATCGCTAAGTCACTGGTGGACAACCCTGACGATGTTGTCGTTACTGAAGTTGAAGGTGAACAGACATCTGTACTTGAACTCAAGGTTGCAAAAGAAGACCTTGGCAAGGTAATCGGTAAACAAGGCCGCACTGCCCGGGCAATGCGTACCATCCTCGGCGCCGCCTCCACAAAAGCCAAGAAACGTTCTGTCTTGGAAATCCTTGAATAGAACGTCCTAAGGGCACATGACTGAAACTCATTTCATTGAAATTGGATTGATAGTCAAGCCACACGGATTGCGAGGGGAAGTCTGCGTTAACTACTTCGCGGACTCCCCTTTTCTCTTGAAAGGCTCAGTCTGGCTTCAAAAAGGCAAAAGTAACCCTGTCGAACACAAGGTTGTATCGTCCCGCCCTCACAAAGGGCAGGAATTGCTTACGCTTGAAAGTTGCCGTGACCGAAACTGTGCAGAAGAATTACGCAATGTGAAGGTTTTGGTTCCTGATGATGAACTGCCGGAACTCACTGAAGAAGAAGTGTACCTCCATCAGCTCGAAGGCATGAATGTTATACTGGAAAA contains:
- the rpsP gene encoding 30S ribosomal protein S16 is translated as MAVKLRLTRMGNKKRAFYRVVAANNQSRRDGRPLEYLGYYNPMVEPAEIKLDMEKIEKWIAEGAEPTATVRGLIKKAK
- a CDS encoding KH domain-containing protein, translating into MLKDLVEYIAKSLVDNPDDVVVTEVEGEQTSVLELKVAKEDLGKVIGKQGRTARAMRTILGAASTKAKKRSVLEILE
- the rimM gene encoding ribosome maturation factor RimM (Essential for efficient processing of 16S rRNA), encoding MTETHFIEIGLIVKPHGLRGEVCVNYFADSPFLLKGSVWLQKGKSNPVEHKVVSSRPHKGQELLTLESCRDRNCAEELRNVKVLVPDDELPELTEEEVYLHQLEGMNVILENGSIVGRISGFQFNLGAEVWVITTEDKKEVLFPATEEFVSDIDFEKATVTIAPPPGLLELYLSEK